TAGCTTCTGTGCAAATATCTCTTGGAATTTGCGAAACAACTCTTTGTCCTTAATAAGCTCAATGGGTGGTGGGCTCTCAAGAGGGATGATAATCCTAAAGCGTTCTACATCAGGGCGTGAATCATTCTCTTTGAGTTTCTTGTAGTTGCGTGAGGGCACAATACCAAAGGCAATGCCATAATGCTTCAACAGATCACGCGCGCCCTTGATACTTAGTGGTTGCTTCTTGCTATCCTTGTCGTTATCTACATCGTAAAAGAGAAACGGGTGCAAGGCTAACACATTCTCGCCACTGCGCTGGTGCTTAGTAGAGTAGTCTAGGCTAAAGTGTGCCACAGAAACATCGTAGCTGATTGCATGCAACAACACATCTTGCCACTTCTCAAGCTCTATGACTTGCCAATGATCCAACGCATGGTAGTTGCTCGGGTTTGATAGACTAATAGCGAATTTACTCATGTGTGCTCCTTGACTTTCATCTTGTGCGGTCTTATCACCCAATCCCGTCTATCTGTGGTAGGCACAACCTCAATACGCAAGTGCTCCATCAACACATCTAGGAAAAGCTGGTTTTGAAGTTGCTTTGATCTCAACGGCTTGTCTAGGGGTGTAAAACTCAGGGATGTTAAGCTCTTGCATCACCCCCTCTAAGCTCCGTCCAAACCAGCCGTATTTTCCATATCGTGGCTTATCCTTGAGCACAGATTGCAAAATCGCAACCACAGCCGCGCGGTGTTTTAGTTTAACTTGTTTGAGAGTGGCAAAGCCATTGTGATAGTGTCGCCTGTCAATGGGAGTGCCCTTTTGCACGAAGTCCAAATACTCCTTAGATAACCAAACTTCTAGCTGTGTGTCTTTGCTGATGACATCGCTCACAATCGCCCAACCATCAATCCGCGCGTGCTGTAAGTCCTCTAGCTTCTGCTCTAAAGACTTATAGTAATGGTGTGAGCGCCCTCCAAAGACTGACTGCGTCAGGGCATACCGCGTTGTGGTGATTTTGAGTTTCCCGCTCTTTGGCTCAAAGCCCTTGAATTTCTCCTCACAGCTCAAGGCTAATAGGCATTCTAAGATTGTCTTGTGCGACATCCTCAAAAGCGTTTGTGTGAGCTTATAGTTGCGCTTGTTCCATTGAATCACCCTTGGCAACTTGTGATCTAAATCGCTTTGCTCGCCTTTTTTCGCTTGTCAATGGGTGCAAATAAGGATGTCCCACACTCCATCACGCTAGTGGTAAAAAACTCTTTGGGGGGTTCAAACTTGACTCTCTTTTGCGTTCGTCCCTCTTGCGATGCTTCCAATGCTCTTGCTATGTTTGTTGCCATTTTCACACACTCCTCAACATTCCTGTGCTATAATCTCGTGCTTTTGGTTTTTAAAAGGAAGGCCATCTTCGGGGGTGGCCTCCTCCTTAACGACATCTAAAACTCCATATCTAAAACGGGCAAAATACAAAGGCATAGCACTTTTTCCTAAGTTCTGTTTGCTGAGATTCAAACGCACTAAATCTTTATTTTGCGCGATTGCTTGTAGCCTCTCTATCTCCTCATCCCTGTTTGGCTCATTTTGCAAAATGGCTTCTAGGTTTTGCTTATCCTCCTCCTCAAAAGTCGCCATTTCCTCTTTGTCCTTAGAGAGATTGCTTTTCTTTTGGAGCGTTACAGAGCTCATCGTCAAGTGGTAGCGGACATTATCTACTAGAGCACTCGCACCTCTTGCGCTGGCACTCTCATTCTTGTAGTTCATCGCGCCTATTTTGCTAGAGTGGTGGATCATCAAAATACCGACATTAGCCGAGCGCGCTAAATCTCCCAAAAGACCTACTAAAAGCGTCATCTCTTTGTTGGAGTTTTCATCAAGGGCGTGAAAGCGACTAAGGGTGTCTAAGATGACAAGCTTGATGTCTAAGTCATATTTATGGCGTTTCTCCTTAATCAATATTTCTAGGGCGCGTGCTAGTCCCGTGTTCTTAACGCGGTTGCCCTCTGCGATGAGAAACTTTGCCTCTCTCCTAAACCCGCCACAACATCAATGGGAATAAAGTTATGATCTAGACTCTTTGCCACAGGGTTGGGGTTGGTGATGAAGCCCTGATCTATCCTATGCTGTAAAATGCGCCACACCCGATAATCAATCACATCTTTATCGTCCTCGTTACTCAAGTAGAGCACCCCCCGCGTGATTGCACCAAACCATTGAGACTAGGGAGCGTGTGTGTGGTGTCTGCCATACTCATCGCTATTGTTAGAGCCAAAAGCTTTTACCACTCCCCCCGCTTGAGCTGAGTAACCCACAAGTGCCTCTTTTGAAGCCTTGTAACAAGAACTCAGGATCAGGGAGCTCATCCATTGCACAAAGCTTAGAAGCCAGCATGCCACGCACCCTAAACGCGTTTTCCCACGCACTAAACGAAACTTCCTCCTCAAACTGACCTAGCGGTGTGCCAATAGGCGTGTTGGAAACTATCTCTTTAACTTCCTCCCATGTTTTGCCGTCAAACCTAGCCTCGTCCTCTTTGGGCGCGATGGGCACAATACGATTAAGGTGTTTCAGGCAATGCCATTCCTTTAAATCCTCCTCACTCAAGGGAACGCGTTTTACCTCATCTCTCCAGTTATTTTTTCTTGAACTCGCCATCTCAAAACTCCTTTCATTTGTTCTGTTTTGCCTCAAAAATATATCGCATAATATCTAAAACTTTATTGAATAACAAATGTAAAATTTTAACGAATTTCACTACTAAACAGCGGGAATATAGATTTTTATGCGGGATTTTGCGATAGCGGGTTTTTAATTTGCGATACACATACGGGATTTTGCGACCCATAAATAGGGCACTCCGTGAATTTTCAAAATCGCATTATAGGAACGCGCGCGCGTAGTTACACTTAGCACTGCGTGCTACACCATGCGCGTGTAGCTACACGCACTTTCAGTGCTATGCGCCTGATCGCTAACGCTAGGCGCAGTTTGAGTGCTAGCACACGCTCAGTGCTCCGCGCGCAAGAAAAAGAGAAAATACCCCCTAAACCCCCAAACCTCAAACAAAAAAAAAACCTCCACTCCACATAGATACACCTAGGCTAAGTGAAACTAAGTGGAATGGAGGATTTTTTTACAAGACAACAAGGCTAAAAGCCACACAGAGATTTTGCAACACCCAAAGACTCTCGAATCTTGCAAGGCACATGGATTCTCAACCAACCAGCGTTTTTTTGCCAAAAGACGCTAGAGCTTTTAGCCCTTGTTCTGTGTTCTCAAAATTAGACTTTGGCATGTCAATCGTGACTTGAAAGAAACAATGGCGTTTTTAGCCTCGTAGAAGCCTCGTTAAACGAAAAGATGAGGGGGGGGTGCTATGTTGGTATTCTTTTGTGGGTCAAAGCGATTGTAGGGCATTTTAGATGGGTTTAAGCGATATGTGCCCTATTTTAGGCGGTTGGCAAGGGTTAGAGACGGGGGAGAAAATGCCTAGAAATGCCCTTATCGTGGGGTTTCGTGGGTTTTTGCCTACTGGGTGTTGTGGGGGGTTGGCGGATCTGTGCGCTGTTTTTGGCCTTGTGTGGCAGTGGGGTTTTGCCTCGTGTCATGTGCGTGCGTGCGTTATGGTTGCAACTGCCTTTGTGAGTGCCCTATTTTAGGGGCTTCGTGGGGTGCGGTGTAAAAACGGCACTTTTAAGCTTAAGGTTTGGCAAGCCCCTATTTTACGGGTATAGCGGTTTAAGTTTTTTCTTAAGGTTGGGGGGTAAAATCTAGGGAGAAGTGGGGGCTATGAGCCTTGTGTTCCTCAAGTGGTGCTGTGAGTGGCTGGCGGGGTGTTGTGGTAAAAAGGCTAGAAGCGTTGGGTTAAGGGGGGGTTAAGGGTGGATAGGGTAAGAGTGGAGGATGGCACACAAATTAAGCGACTTATCTTTACTCCAAAGGGAGCAGCTTTTTAGAACCTTGCGTGTTACACTCACGCACCACAGCAATGCTATAGAGGGCTTGAGTTTGCAATTAGGCGAAACTAAGCAACTTTTAGAAAAAGGTTTGACTGCACCTAATAAGCCCTTGCACGAACAGCTCATTATTTTGGGCTTTGCTAATGCCTATGATTTAGTGGTGCGTGAGGCTAGCAGTAAAGACACGCTTTTGACCACGGGTTTTATTAAGGATTTGCACTATCTGCTGTTTAAGACCGCTTTAGAAATCACACCGCAATTTGTTTCTAAGCCGATTGGCGCTTATCGCACAACTGAAGTTAGTATTGCGGGTGCAAAGTTTAATACCACTCCTCCTCATCTTGTTTCCCAAAAGCTAGAAAGCTTATTGTTTCAACACCCAAGCAATGCCCTTAACCTAACCCAAATTGCGATGTTTCACGCCCAATACGAGCGTATCCACCCTTTCATTGACGGCAATGGGCGCACAGGTCGGTTGATTATGGCGTTTCAAGCGATCCAAAACGATTTAGTCCCACCTTTGATCGTAGATAGTCGGCGAGCGGAGTATTTAAGCTTTTTGGAAAGCTGTCAAGTAGAGGGCGATTGTGGTGGATTTGCCCGTTTTTTAGAGCGTTGCCAAGAACAAAGCTTAGAGCATGTGAAACAAAACACTTTTTAAGGGTGGATAAAGGGGAAGTTCTTAATCCCAACGCCACTTTGAGTGAATCTATGCCACTAGCCACTTTTCGCCAAGACTTGGGAGTGGTGGTGGCACTAACCCTTTGATGTGTAGAATTTTTTCTAGGGAACGCATTCTTTGCGTATAGCTTTGTTTGCTCCAATCAGGGCTTTGCAAGCAGTTGTAAAATTGTGCGCGTGGGGTAAAGGTTATCCGTATATTGCCATTTTCGTAGTCGCTATAAAGCAATATAGCCTCTTTCTTTTCAAGCGTTCTAAAAGATATTCATTGGTTAGCCCTAGAGCATTAAGCCACCTGCTATTAAAGATGATGGTGTTATCTACTTTCATGGAGCAGTTAGGGTTGGAACAATAGGCATTGAAACTATCCATCAGTCCTTTAAAAAGCATCTCATCTTTGCTTTTAAGTGGGCGGTAATAGTATTTGCCCTTTTTGTTCTCAAGGCGAAAGCAGATGGTGCTTTTGTGGTGGCTAGGATCAATGCTTTTATTGTTAGGCTCGGATGTGAGAAACATGAGCCTTTGATCCGCCTTGACAAGCGCAAGGGGTGGCATTTGGAGCTCTTCACCAATGTTTATCCCGTGTTCTTTTTTGACAAAGCTTATCAAAAGCCTAGAGAAAGCCCCGATTGAGTCGCCGGCCTCGTTTTTGAAGTTGTAAAGTCCTAAAAGACACGCTAGGCGCATGAATGTATTTTCTGTCTTAGAGGCTGTGGAGTTGGCTAAAAGGTCGGTCGTTTCAAACATCTCGGCCACGACTCTCAAAGAGTCTTCTTGTTCCTCGTGTCTGTCTAGCTCAATCAATTACATTTTCCTTTGCAATTTGCGCTCTGTATCGGCAATGTGCTTGTTGTAGGCACTCTGTGCGTTTATTAATGACTCCTCGGTGACTTAAAGGGCTAGTTTCTGCCTTGCAATTGTTTTATCGCGTTTTTGTAGCCATCGCATGTCGTTTGTTGAGCGAACAATATCTTTCGTCGCTGTTGAACGGCGAAACCGTCCGTTACATGTGCAAGTGCACCCTGTAATGGGCTGTGTAAGATGTCTTCTGCGGCCTGATTTAGTCTAGCTTTGTCTTGTTCTAAGTAGTTGCAATCTTCTTCCCACATTTGTTGGTATTTGGCTAGTTCTGTCATGTTTTGCACATCTTGGCCAGACACTCTAATGCCCTTGTTGATCCAAAAGAGCGTCACTCCTTTATCGTTGTATGCCTCTTGAATGAGTTGTGGGAAGGCAGTTATGACATCTGTTTTGGGGTGGTCGTTGAATAAATCTACTTTCTTCCGTTGGCGTTGGCTCTCTTGGATTTTTTGGGCGTAGGTCTCAAAGGCTCTTGCATAGTCAGAGGGGAGGTGTGTTGTGGAGATTTTCTTTAGATGTTTGAAGTCTTTATCCCCTCTATCAAGGAGGGTACCACCAAGGAGGGTACCGATGATTCCTACCTCCTTCATTGTCAGTGGCTTGTGCATATATTTATCCGCTTTAAACACCCCCAAACATTGTTCTCCCCAAGTCTATGGCTTCGTTTTCAGGTGTGCCTAGTAGGTGGAGCTTGTTAAAAGAGATCACGGCATAATAATTCCCGCGTTTTTTATAGATGATGTAATGGCCTATGAGTTTAGAGTACCAGTAGTCTTTTGTCCTCTTGAGTGTAGGTTTGCCATCCTCATCTGTGCCCACCCATGCCGCATCCCCAATCGAACAAGAGATCGTCCCCGTGCCCGTTTCAAAATAAGTGACACGCGTATCCTTATCAAGGGCATTCTCGTAGTAGTGCGTTTCTGGTATCTCGCATATGCCAAAGCTTTGGGGATTTATCGTAACAAAAGAGGGGCGAGGGCTAGGGGCGTGGTGATGTGCTTTTGCTTGCACACTACTTAGGGCACACGCCCCCACTAAAGCGATTTTAAGGAGGTTTTTAGTTACCCCCCCCCCCCCGTAAACATTCAATAAACAACGCATGGTTTTGTTTTCCTTAGTGGATAAAAATAAAAGCCCAATTGTAAGGTTTTGCAATGAAAGATAACTTAAAGAAAATACCCCCTAAACCCCCAAACCTCAAACAAAAAAAAAACCTCCACTCCACATAGATACACCTAGGCTAAGTGAAACTAAGTGGAATGGACCCGCAAATTAGGAAAGCTAATGGGCTGTGTAGTTTCTTGTGCCTGATCCAGCCTTTTGTGTCGTGCTTAGAAACGCGATGGCTAGAGCGCATAGCCGACAAGAAGTAGAACGCACGCTCAAAGCGCATTATGGAGTGGTGTTTGTTAGGTTTGAATATAACTACATCAGGGTAGCAGATCAGTGCTTAGACTATCCAAGTGCGGAAGACAGAAAACACTATTTAGCATTGCCACCTATCACTTAGAAGCCCCGCAGGGCAAACTATCAAACGAGCTTGCGAAGTGTCCCTTTTAAGGGTAATAGTTTGCGAAGTGTCCCTTTAAGGGTAATAGTTTGCAAATTATCAACCCTAAAGGGTGCGCTCACAAGTTCGCTTGATAATTTGCAAATTATCAACCCTAAAGGGTGCGCT
This portion of the Helicobacter felis ATCC 49179 genome encodes:
- a CDS encoding Fic family protein, with product MAHKLSDLSLLQREQLFRTLRVTLTHHSNAIEGLSLQLGETKQLLEKGLTAPNKPLHEQLIILGFANAYDLVVREASSKDTLLTTGFIKDLHYLLFKTALEITPQFVSKPIGAYRTTEVSIAGAKFNTTPPHLVSQKLESLLFQHPSNALNLTQIAMFHAQYERIHPFIDGNGRTGRLIMAFQAIQNDLVPPLIVDSRRAEYLSFLESCQVEGDCGGFARFLERCQEQSLEHVKQNTF
- a CDS encoding AAA family ATPase; the encoded protein is MIKEKRHKYDLDIKLVILDTLSRFHALDENSNKEMTLLVGLLGDLARSANVGILMIHHSSKIGAMNYKNESASARGASALVDNVRYHLTMSSVTLQKKSNLSKDKEEMATFEEEDKQNLEAILQNEPNRDEEIERLQAIAQNKDLVRLNLSKQNLGKSAMPLYFARFRYGVLDVVKEEATPEDGLPFKNQKHEIIAQEC